One Stenotrophomonas maltophilia DNA window includes the following coding sequences:
- a CDS encoding VIT domain-containing protein encodes MVFVRCCTVLLLALAAWPAGAQSPPISRPQAATPLLIAPAAEQPVQLQRARIEGEVQAGIAQTRITLEFHNPNRRVLEGELQFPLADGQQISGFALDINGELREAVPVPKDRGRQVFEEIARHGVDPGLLEQTAGNQFRLRIYPLPAGGSRRVQLVIREPLAFAGQGWQWTLPLQFAAGAASVELKLQAPGATAAGTAPFRISAGRLQWQGKGAQLPKQLQWSLPAVRQARVQVAPWQDGHYLLAQLPVSPSSTPRTLPSEIGLLWDGSGSAGQRDRTREFALLDRYFAAMGDGTVALTVLRDRAEPMRRFRVRAGNWSELRAALQAVRPDGASALAQWQPQPSVKEYLLVSDGLLTYGPEALPALAPQQRLFAVSSAGARTDAVRLRGWSEAHGGRFVALGKDVDAAARELLSSPLDVQVDAGRGVQDVVIDRRSEAEGWLWLHARLAADGVPMRVRVGGGEWQALPATQKSDDGELLAGLWAQARLQQLGADRRGNREAMQLLSQQFGLVGPDTSLIVLETLEDYLRYAIRPSGELRAEYDARFAVQVSDRAAADRRRLDEVAARWKERQQWWNRSWPKGAPPQLKGGALEVASADYAMDSAPVAMLAAPAPAAPPAPAPMVAAEQRMEASSARARRSASASNKALDLITVTGSLVATPAAANDGHLGIQLAAWQPDSAIARRLRQGPASQLYDRYLAERDAHSDSSAFFLDVADLLLEQGQRELALRVLSNLAEMDLDNRHLLRVLGYRLMQADAPALAVPVFEQVLAMGQEEPQSFRDLGLALAAAGKPQQALAPLYQVVVRPWDNRFDGIALIALDELTNLVARSTPRLDTRSIDPRLLQAMPLDLRVVLSWDADNSDMDLWVTDPNGERAYYGNRLTYQGGQMSQDFTGGYGPEQFSLRNAKPGKYKVEANYFGSRQQLVAGATTLMLRLTTHWGTPKQKDQMVTMRLKDRAETVLVGEFEVR; translated from the coding sequence ATGGTCTTCGTCCGTTGCTGCACTGTGTTGTTGCTGGCCCTTGCGGCCTGGCCCGCTGGCGCACAGTCGCCGCCGATCTCCCGGCCGCAGGCCGCCACGCCTCTCCTGATCGCCCCCGCTGCCGAACAACCGGTGCAACTGCAGCGTGCCCGCATCGAAGGCGAGGTGCAGGCCGGCATCGCTCAGACCCGGATCACCCTGGAATTCCATAACCCGAACCGGCGCGTGCTGGAGGGTGAGCTGCAGTTCCCGTTGGCCGATGGCCAGCAGATCTCCGGCTTCGCGCTTGATATCAACGGCGAGTTGCGCGAGGCGGTGCCGGTACCGAAGGACCGTGGCCGCCAGGTGTTCGAGGAAATCGCCCGCCACGGTGTCGATCCGGGCCTGCTGGAACAGACCGCTGGCAACCAGTTCCGCCTGCGTATCTATCCGCTGCCGGCCGGTGGCAGCCGACGCGTGCAGCTGGTGATTCGCGAACCGCTGGCCTTCGCTGGCCAGGGCTGGCAGTGGACGCTGCCGCTGCAGTTCGCCGCCGGTGCAGCCTCGGTTGAACTGAAGCTGCAGGCCCCTGGCGCGACCGCCGCGGGTACGGCGCCCTTCCGCATCAGCGCGGGCCGGCTGCAGTGGCAGGGCAAGGGTGCGCAGCTGCCGAAGCAGCTGCAGTGGAGCCTTCCGGCAGTCCGCCAGGCACGGGTGCAGGTGGCGCCCTGGCAGGACGGGCACTACCTGTTGGCGCAGCTGCCGGTGTCGCCCAGCAGCACGCCCCGCACGTTGCCCAGCGAGATCGGCCTGCTGTGGGATGGCTCCGGTTCGGCGGGCCAGCGCGACCGTACACGTGAGTTCGCGCTGCTGGATCGCTATTTCGCCGCGATGGGTGACGGCACGGTCGCATTGACCGTGCTGCGTGACCGTGCCGAACCGATGCGTCGCTTCCGTGTCCGTGCAGGCAACTGGAGCGAGCTGCGTGCAGCACTGCAGGCCGTTCGCCCTGACGGTGCCAGCGCGCTGGCGCAGTGGCAGCCGCAACCGAGCGTGAAGGAATACCTGCTGGTCAGCGATGGCCTGCTGACCTATGGACCGGAAGCATTGCCAGCACTCGCACCGCAGCAGCGCCTGTTCGCGGTCAGCAGTGCTGGTGCGCGAACCGATGCAGTGCGCCTGCGCGGCTGGAGCGAAGCCCATGGCGGACGCTTCGTCGCGCTGGGCAAGGATGTTGACGCGGCTGCGCGGGAACTGCTGTCGTCGCCGTTGGACGTACAGGTGGATGCGGGCCGTGGCGTACAGGATGTTGTGATCGATCGTCGCAGCGAGGCCGAAGGCTGGCTATGGCTGCATGCTCGCCTTGCGGCGGACGGCGTGCCGATGCGGGTACGCGTCGGCGGCGGTGAATGGCAGGCACTGCCGGCAACGCAGAAGAGTGACGATGGTGAACTGCTGGCCGGCTTGTGGGCGCAGGCCCGTCTGCAGCAACTCGGCGCCGACCGCCGAGGCAACCGCGAGGCAATGCAACTGCTGTCGCAGCAGTTCGGCCTGGTCGGTCCGGATACCTCGCTGATCGTGCTGGAGACCCTGGAGGACTATTTGCGCTACGCGATCCGCCCTTCGGGCGAGCTGCGCGCCGAGTACGACGCCAGGTTCGCAGTGCAGGTAAGTGATCGCGCCGCTGCTGATCGCCGGCGTCTGGATGAAGTGGCGGCACGCTGGAAGGAGCGCCAGCAGTGGTGGAACCGCAGCTGGCCGAAGGGAGCGCCTCCACAGTTGAAAGGCGGGGCGCTGGAAGTTGCATCCGCGGACTACGCGATGGACTCGGCGCCGGTGGCGATGCTCGCCGCGCCTGCACCTGCCGCTCCGCCCGCCCCTGCGCCGATGGTGGCGGCCGAGCAACGCATGGAAGCCAGCAGCGCGCGTGCACGTCGCTCGGCGTCTGCATCCAACAAGGCGCTGGATCTGATCACAGTGACCGGCAGCCTTGTGGCCACGCCCGCTGCCGCCAACGACGGCCATCTCGGCATCCAGCTGGCCGCCTGGCAGCCGGACTCGGCCATCGCCCGGCGCCTGCGCCAGGGCCCGGCGTCGCAACTGTATGACCGCTACCTGGCCGAGCGTGACGCACATTCCGACAGCAGCGCGTTCTTCCTCGACGTGGCCGACCTGCTGCTGGAGCAGGGCCAGCGCGAACTGGCACTGCGCGTGCTGTCGAACCTGGCCGAGATGGACCTGGACAACCGCCACCTGCTGCGTGTGCTCGGCTACCGGTTGATGCAGGCGGATGCCCCCGCACTGGCGGTGCCGGTGTTCGAGCAGGTGCTGGCGATGGGCCAGGAAGAACCGCAGAGCTTCCGCGATCTTGGCTTGGCACTGGCGGCTGCGGGCAAGCCGCAGCAGGCGCTGGCGCCGCTGTACCAGGTGGTGGTGCGGCCGTGGGACAATCGTTTCGATGGCATCGCCCTGATCGCGCTGGATGAGTTGACCAACTTGGTGGCGCGCAGCACGCCACGGCTGGATACCCGCAGCATCGACCCACGCCTGCTGCAGGCGATGCCGCTGGACCTGCGCGTGGTGCTGTCGTGGGATGCGGACAACAGCGACATGGACCTGTGGGTGACCGACCCGAACGGCGAGCGCGCGTACTACGGCAACCGCCTGACCTATCAGGGTGGACAGATGTCGCAGGACTTCACCGGCGGCTATGGTCCCGAGCAGTTCTCGCTGCGCAACGCCAAGCCCGGCAAGTACAAGGTGGAGGCCAATTACTTCGGCAGCCGCCAGCAGCTGGTGGCTGGTGCGACGACCCTGATGCTGCGGCTGACCACGCACTGGGGCACGCCGAAGCAGAAGGACCAGATGGTCACGATGCGGCTGAAGGACCGCGCCGAGACGGTGCTGGTGGGTGAGTTCGAGGTGCGGTAG
- a CDS encoding phosphatase PAP2 family protein produces MFQTHWHLWLQQTLDSGWMLALMQFISLLGYEMAYTALILVCAFGARLRAGLCVMLAVLLMACATHAIKQGAALPRPSDVDAAVLDKGEPSHPFVVDGGGHTFWSLPDAKATAMLRAQPHADYGFNSGHVGTTTAAGVALLLAFGIRRRWLRWTLMLGWPLLMAVSRMYLGRHFLADVLAGWLLGLGIAVLAWQLMPGLRGARRWQLPVLLGLGVVLSWASLWTPLVPLGEASRLLALALLVAWLQWRGWPTDPQGIVQRVLRVLGVVVVYLLARPVIGWLADIIPLPDAPVTELLWHTVGTLLILGGGVALARWIPRQHLPKVEDVQ; encoded by the coding sequence ATGTTCCAGACCCACTGGCACCTGTGGCTGCAGCAGACTCTCGACAGCGGCTGGATGCTGGCGCTGATGCAGTTCATCAGCCTGCTCGGCTATGAAATGGCCTATACCGCGCTGATCCTGGTGTGTGCATTCGGGGCACGACTGCGCGCCGGATTGTGCGTAATGCTGGCGGTACTGCTGATGGCCTGTGCCACGCATGCAATCAAACAGGGCGCCGCCCTGCCCCGTCCCTCCGACGTGGATGCAGCGGTACTGGACAAGGGCGAGCCTTCGCACCCGTTCGTGGTGGATGGTGGCGGCCACACGTTCTGGTCGCTGCCCGATGCGAAGGCCACGGCGATGCTGCGGGCCCAGCCGCACGCCGACTATGGCTTCAACAGCGGCCACGTGGGCACCACCACTGCAGCGGGTGTTGCCCTGCTGCTGGCGTTCGGCATCCGCCGCCGTTGGCTGCGCTGGACGCTGATGCTGGGCTGGCCCCTGCTGATGGCAGTATCGCGCATGTACCTGGGCCGCCACTTCCTGGCCGACGTGTTGGCCGGTTGGTTGCTCGGCCTCGGCATCGCCGTGCTGGCCTGGCAATTGATGCCGGGGCTGCGGGGTGCGCGGCGCTGGCAGCTGCCGGTACTGCTGGGCCTGGGCGTGGTGTTGTCGTGGGCCTCGTTGTGGACGCCCCTGGTGCCGCTGGGCGAAGCTTCACGCCTGCTGGCGCTGGCGCTGCTGGTGGCGTGGCTGCAGTGGCGCGGCTGGCCCACCGATCCGCAGGGCATCGTGCAGCGGGTGCTGCGCGTGCTGGGCGTGGTGGTGGTCTACCTGCTGGCGCGGCCGGTGATTGGTTGGCTCGCAGACATCATTCCGCTGCCGGATGCGCCGGTTACGGAGTTGCTGTGGCACACCGTCGGCACGCTGCTGATTCTCGGTGGCGGCGTGGCACTGGCACGGTGGATTCCGCGCCAGCACCTGCCGAAAGTCGAAGACGTGCAGTAG
- a CDS encoding acyltransferase family protein, giving the protein MHRRHDLDTLRIAAFALLILYHAAIAYVAGWDFHLKSTYTSEWLQWPMIALNRWRMPLLFAISGIALGLSLPDRGRLQHTFRRGWRLLLPLLFGIVAVVSLQAYYEALDKGDVAPGLARFLWRYWQFQPWPGAHFSGAAYGFTWNHLWYLAYLLPYTVLAVVLASLLRPLRKLLPGWQPSDRLLGASLLVVPVAWLAWSLLVLMPRWPPTHALLDDVYVHAESLPLFLGGFLAARWQRGWDLLVRGRRVTLALAVLGLCLELGIRALARLPHLGDLDAWVLALPWAQTERVGRALYTWCMLLTLFGWARVLLSRPWPGLGYCREAVFSWYSLHQTVLIVLLYALRPLQLGPWLEPALLVAGTVSGCLLIHELLIRRVRWLRPLFGLRAASPSLLVARVAPV; this is encoded by the coding sequence ATGCACCGTCGCCACGACTTGGACACCCTGCGCATCGCCGCCTTCGCCCTGCTGATCCTCTACCACGCCGCCATAGCCTACGTGGCCGGCTGGGACTTTCACCTCAAGAGCACCTACACCTCCGAATGGCTGCAGTGGCCGATGATCGCGCTGAATCGATGGCGCATGCCGCTGCTGTTCGCCATCAGCGGTATCGCGCTGGGCCTGTCCCTGCCCGACCGGGGTCGGTTGCAGCACACCTTCCGCCGTGGCTGGCGCCTGCTTCTGCCATTGCTGTTCGGCATCGTCGCCGTCGTGTCCCTGCAGGCCTACTACGAAGCGCTGGACAAGGGCGACGTGGCACCGGGGCTGGCCCGGTTCCTGTGGCGCTACTGGCAGTTCCAGCCGTGGCCAGGCGCGCATTTCAGTGGTGCCGCCTACGGCTTCACCTGGAACCACCTGTGGTATCTGGCCTACCTGCTGCCTTACACCGTGCTGGCGGTGGTACTGGCCAGCCTGCTGCGTCCACTGCGCAAGCTGCTGCCAGGCTGGCAGCCGAGCGACCGCCTGCTGGGCGCCTCACTGCTGGTAGTGCCAGTGGCCTGGCTGGCCTGGTCCCTGCTGGTACTGATGCCGCGTTGGCCACCCACCCACGCCCTGCTGGACGACGTTTATGTACATGCCGAATCGCTGCCGCTGTTCCTCGGCGGCTTCCTGGCGGCGCGCTGGCAGCGCGGCTGGGATCTGCTGGTGCGCGGGCGCCGCGTGACCCTGGCCCTGGCGGTGCTGGGGCTCTGCCTGGAGCTGGGCATCCGCGCACTGGCCCGCCTGCCCCATCTGGGCGATCTGGATGCGTGGGTGCTGGCACTGCCGTGGGCCCAGACCGAACGCGTCGGCCGCGCGTTGTATACGTGGTGCATGCTGCTGACCCTGTTCGGCTGGGCGCGGGTGCTGCTGTCCCGCCCGTGGCCAGGCCTGGGCTATTGCCGGGAAGCGGTGTTCAGCTGGTACAGCCTGCACCAGACCGTGCTGATCGTCTTGTTGTACGCGCTGCGACCGTTGCAGCTTGGCCCGTGGCTGGAGCCTGCCTTGCTGGTGGCCGGCACGGTCAGCGGCTGCCTGCTGATCCACGAACTGCTGATCCGCCGCGTGCGCTGGCTGCGTCCGCTCTTCGGCCTGCGCGCCGCATCGCCATCGCTGCTCGTGGCACGTGTTGCGCCGGTTTAG
- a CDS encoding LytTR family DNA-binding domain-containing protein has product MGNNGGMENGDSATLTAPVAERTRRPGLAVAFWSLLFLGSAAGNVLAQWMRALRDAQPFSAGIVSIEEFSSALASLGLLALLHAAARRWPLHADTWRRRIGFYVLGGVAWWLLHVSAMVLLRKMAFTFIGQRYTYGDWPAQWFYEFFKDVQTYSLLVIAVHAVAWFGRQRQGEAHLLASPDVGPPVEPVERPQHFLVRKLGKEFLVATADVEYAQAAGNYVNLRVRGHDYPLRITMAVLEQRLDPDEFLRPHRSWLIHRGQLRSIEPLDGGEALLHMADGAKVPCSRRQLPLLRQALGAG; this is encoded by the coding sequence ATGGGCAACAATGGAGGCATGGAGAATGGAGATTCGGCGACGCTGACCGCCCCAGTTGCAGAACGAACGCGTCGCCCCGGGCTTGCCGTCGCATTCTGGTCGTTGTTGTTCCTGGGCTCCGCCGCAGGCAATGTGCTGGCGCAGTGGATGCGGGCATTGCGCGACGCGCAGCCCTTTTCCGCAGGGATTGTCTCGATCGAGGAGTTCAGCAGTGCGCTGGCCAGCCTGGGCCTGTTGGCGCTTCTGCACGCCGCCGCTCGTCGCTGGCCGTTGCATGCAGATACCTGGCGGCGCCGGATCGGCTTCTACGTGCTGGGTGGTGTTGCCTGGTGGCTGCTGCATGTCAGTGCCATGGTGCTGCTGCGCAAGATGGCCTTCACGTTCATCGGCCAGCGCTACACCTACGGTGACTGGCCAGCGCAGTGGTTCTACGAGTTCTTCAAGGATGTGCAGACCTACAGCCTGCTGGTGATTGCCGTGCACGCGGTGGCCTGGTTCGGCCGTCAGCGCCAGGGCGAGGCGCACCTGCTGGCATCGCCCGATGTCGGCCCACCGGTGGAGCCGGTCGAGCGCCCCCAGCACTTCCTGGTGCGCAAGCTGGGCAAGGAGTTTCTGGTCGCCACCGCCGACGTGGAGTACGCCCAGGCGGCGGGGAACTACGTGAACCTGCGGGTACGCGGCCATGACTACCCGCTGCGGATCACCATGGCGGTGCTGGAGCAGCGGCTGGATCCGGACGAGTTCCTGCGCCCGCACCGCAGCTGGCTGATCCATCGCGGCCAGCTGCGCTCGATCGAGCCGCTGGACGGGGGCGAGGCCCTGCTGCACATGGCCGATGGAGCCAAAGTGCCCTGCAGCCGGCGCCAGCTGCCGCTGCTCCGGCAGGCGTTGGGGGCCGGATGA
- the prfB gene encoding peptide chain release factor 2 (programmed frameshift): MIELNPVRQRITDLTDRVLSLRGYLDYDAKKERLEEVTRELESPDVWNNAEYAQNLGRERSSLEKTVGGIASVLDGLADATELLELAESEQDDDTALAVVADLDKHQSHVEKLEFQRMFSGEMDNAAAFVDIQAGAGGTEAQDWAEILLRMYLRWCESRGWKTELMEVSGGDVAGIKSATLRVEGDYAYGWLKTETGVHRLVRKSPFDSDNRRHTSFTSVFVSPEIDDNIDITINPADLRTDVYRSSGAGGQHVNKTESAVRITHIPTNIVVACQTGRSQHQNRDNAMKMLAAKLYELEIQKRNAEKDAVEATKSDIGWGSQIRNYVLDQSRIKDLRTGIERSDTQKVLDGDLDEFVEASLKAGLAVGSKRVDA; this comes from the exons ATGATCGAACTGAATCCTGTCCGCCAGCGCATCACCGATCTGACCGATCGCGTGCTGTCGCTTCGGGGGTATCTT GACTACGACGCCAAGAAAGAGCGTCTTGAAGAAGTAACGCGGGAGCTGGAAAGCCCCGACGTCTGGAACAATGCCGAGTACGCCCAGAATCTGGGCCGCGAGCGCTCCAGCCTGGAAAAGACCGTGGGCGGCATCGCCTCGGTGCTCGACGGCCTGGCTGATGCCACCGAACTGCTTGAGCTGGCCGAGTCCGAGCAGGACGACGACACCGCGCTGGCCGTGGTCGCCGACTTGGACAAGCACCAGTCGCACGTCGAGAAGCTGGAATTCCAGCGCATGTTCTCCGGCGAGATGGACAATGCTGCCGCGTTCGTCGACATCCAGGCCGGTGCCGGTGGCACCGAAGCCCAGGACTGGGCCGAGATCCTGCTGCGCATGTACCTGCGCTGGTGTGAATCGCGCGGCTGGAAGACCGAGCTGATGGAAGTCTCCGGTGGCGACGTCGCCGGCATCAAGTCGGCCACGCTGCGCGTGGAAGGCGACTATGCCTACGGCTGGCTGAAGACCGAGACCGGCGTGCACCGCCTGGTGCGCAAGTCGCCGTTCGACTCGGACAACCGCCGCCACACCAGCTTCACCTCGGTGTTCGTGTCGCCGGAGATCGATGACAACATCGACATCACCATCAACCCGGCCGACCTGCGCACCGACGTGTACCGTTCGTCCGGTGCCGGTGGCCAGCACGTGAACAAGACCGAGTCGGCGGTGCGTATCACCCACATCCCGACCAACATCGTCGTGGCCTGCCAGACCGGCCGCAGCCAGCACCAGAACCGCGACAACGCGATGAAGATGCTGGCCGCCAAGCTGTACGAGCTGGAGATCCAGAAGCGCAACGCCGAAAAGGACGCGGTGGAAGCCACCAAGTCCGACATCGGCTGGGGCAGCCAGATCCGCAATTACGTGCTCGACCAGAGCCGTATCAAGGACCTGCGCACCGGCATCGAGCGTTCGGATACGCAGAAGGTGCTGGACGGCGACCTGGACGAGTTCGTCGAGGCCAGCCTGAAGGCCGGCCTGGCCGTGGGCTCCAAGCGCGTCGATGCCTGA
- a CDS encoding helix-turn-helix transcriptional regulator has translation MMRSESERKELGGFLKACRARVDPATLGLPAGRRRTPGLKREEVALAIGVSVSWYTWIEQGREVRASPEVLERLAQVLRMSDDERAYAFALSGYGVPLESPDESVTDGLRQLVEAMQPIPAYVRNTRYDILAWNPAIAELFVDYSQLAPHERNTLRLMFLYPPYRTLILNWEEMTRGLLAGFRAAMAQAPDKAPFLALAEDIAAHSEEFRQWWPEHDVRRFDEGAKKLNHPTRGLLDLQYVALVPESRHDLSLVTYLPRR, from the coding sequence ATGATGCGCAGCGAAAGTGAACGCAAGGAGCTCGGGGGCTTTCTCAAGGCCTGCCGCGCCCGTGTCGACCCCGCCACGCTCGGCCTCCCGGCCGGGCGCCGGCGCACCCCGGGCCTGAAGCGCGAGGAAGTGGCGCTGGCGATCGGGGTCAGCGTCAGCTGGTACACCTGGATCGAGCAGGGCCGTGAAGTACGCGCCTCGCCCGAGGTACTGGAGCGGCTGGCGCAGGTGCTGCGCATGAGCGACGACGAACGTGCCTACGCGTTTGCGCTGTCCGGTTACGGCGTGCCACTGGAATCGCCGGACGAGAGCGTGACCGACGGCCTGCGCCAGCTGGTCGAAGCCATGCAGCCGATCCCGGCCTACGTGCGTAATACCCGCTACGACATCCTGGCGTGGAACCCAGCCATCGCCGAGCTGTTCGTGGATTACAGCCAGCTGGCGCCGCATGAGCGCAACACGCTGCGGCTGATGTTCCTGTACCCGCCGTACCGCACGCTGATCCTCAACTGGGAAGAAATGACCCGCGGCTTGTTGGCCGGCTTCCGCGCGGCGATGGCGCAGGCGCCGGACAAGGCCCCGTTCCTGGCGCTGGCCGAGGACATTGCCGCGCACAGCGAGGAGTTCCGCCAGTGGTGGCCGGAGCACGATGTGCGGCGGTTCGACGAAGGTGCAAAGAAGCTGAACCACCCCACGCGTGGGTTGCTGGACCTGCAGTACGTGGCGCTGGTGCCGGAGAGCCGCCACGATCTTTCCCTGGTGACTTACCTGCCGCGTAGGTAG
- a CDS encoding NAD-dependent succinate-semialdehyde dehydrogenase, translating into MSAAPSTAISRDPATGQQIASHPFATDAELETILDRGQVGFAAWSAKSLEQRADVLRAMAAVLRRDREKLAALATAEMGKVQAESLAEIEKCAVLCDWYADHGAQFLRDEPTQVPDDKAYVSYLPLGVVLGIMPWNFPYWQVMRAAVPILMGGNGFLLKPAENIVGTAQLLDAAWRDAGLPEGTFIAANISREGTSRAIADDRIAAVTLTGSVAAGRSIAAQAGQALKKVVLELGGSDPFIVLADADLDAAVDAAVASRFQNTGQVCIAGKRIIVEDAVYDRFVAQFCQKVQALTIGDGREAGNRIGPMARQDLLEQLDAQVRASVDAGAKLLVGGHQLDRPGAFYAPTVLADVEPGMQAFDTETFGPVASISRARDADHAVELANQSEFGLSGNLWSGDRARAMQLARRLQTGGVFVNGFSASDPRVPIGGVKKSGFGRELSHFGIREFVNAQTVWFDKR; encoded by the coding sequence ATGTCCGCTGCCCCCAGCACTGCCATTTCCCGCGATCCGGCCACCGGCCAGCAGATCGCCAGCCATCCCTTCGCCACCGACGCCGAGCTGGAAACAATCCTGGATCGCGGCCAGGTTGGCTTCGCGGCCTGGAGCGCCAAGAGCCTCGAACAGCGTGCAGACGTACTGCGTGCGATGGCCGCGGTACTGCGCCGTGACCGTGAAAAGCTGGCTGCGTTGGCTACCGCCGAAATGGGCAAGGTTCAGGCCGAGTCTCTGGCCGAGATCGAGAAATGCGCCGTGCTGTGCGACTGGTACGCCGACCACGGCGCGCAGTTCCTGCGCGACGAACCGACCCAGGTGCCCGACGACAAAGCCTACGTGTCCTACCTGCCGCTGGGCGTGGTGCTGGGCATCATGCCGTGGAACTTCCCGTACTGGCAGGTGATGCGCGCGGCGGTGCCGATCCTGATGGGCGGCAACGGCTTCCTGCTGAAGCCGGCCGAGAACATCGTCGGTACCGCGCAGCTGCTCGACGCCGCTTGGCGCGACGCTGGGTTGCCGGAAGGCACCTTCATCGCGGCCAACATCAGCCGCGAGGGTACCAGCCGTGCCATTGCTGATGATCGCATCGCAGCGGTGACCCTGACTGGCAGCGTGGCCGCCGGCCGCAGCATCGCCGCCCAGGCCGGGCAGGCGCTGAAGAAAGTGGTGCTGGAACTGGGCGGCTCGGATCCGTTCATCGTGCTGGCCGACGCCGACCTCGATGCGGCCGTCGATGCGGCGGTGGCCTCGCGCTTCCAGAACACCGGGCAGGTCTGCATCGCCGGCAAGCGCATCATCGTCGAAGACGCGGTGTACGACCGTTTTGTGGCGCAGTTCTGCCAGAAGGTGCAGGCGCTGACCATCGGTGATGGCCGTGAAGCGGGTAATCGCATTGGTCCGATGGCACGCCAGGACCTGCTGGAGCAGCTGGACGCGCAGGTACGCGCTTCGGTGGACGCAGGCGCGAAGCTGCTGGTCGGCGGCCATCAGCTGGATCGCCCCGGCGCGTTCTACGCCCCCACCGTGCTGGCCGACGTGGAGCCGGGCATGCAGGCTTTCGATACCGAAACCTTCGGGCCGGTGGCCTCGATCAGCCGCGCCCGCGATGCCGATCACGCGGTGGAGCTGGCCAACCAGAGCGAGTTCGGCCTGAGCGGCAACCTGTGGAGCGGCGACCGCGCGCGGGCCATGCAGCTGGCGCGCCGGCTGCAGACCGGCGGCGTGTTCGTAAACGGCTTTTCCGCTTCGGACCCGCGCGTGCCGATCGGCGGCGTGAAGAAGAGCGGCTTCGGCCGCGAGCTCTCGCACTTCGGCATCCGCGAATTCGTCAACGCGCAGACGGTGTGGTTCGACAAGCGTTGA